AATCGAGCCTGTCATGCGTCTGCTCAAGCATAGAGACACAAAAATGAAGGCATTGGGCAACCGAATGGCTTACCTCCAGAGTAGGCGCTGTAAGCGGGGGTCAGCACCAGGCGTTTCCACACTGTTAAGCTTTTGGCGGGGAAGATGGATGGCAGGACTTGGAAGGAAATATATCACTTACAGACAGACACGACCCTTGGACATTTTGAATTTGTAGCAAAGTAACAAAGAGGAAAATACTCGAGATGAATTCCGCGAGAGAGAAGCCCAAAAGTCCAAACAATGGAAGAAAGcggaaacaaaaaaaaatatggAGTCACagtcacacacacacacacagatAGATAGCTGCAgctcttctctctcccctcACCTCAGTGGTCTGACCCCTCCTATGACTCGAAGGCGGTcaaactttttttttgttttgcccCGGAAAGACAAGGGATCCAGGCCCGATCCGATATCGCTAGCGCAGAGAGATAAGATAATCAACAGCGCCCGCTGCTACCCGCCAATTCCCTGTCGATTACGTAGTGGGGACCAACAAAAAGTGGAAAATTTCGATAAACCAAAAATTCCCACTGTTGGTTGAATTGATTGCAGCTGTGACATTTCTTATCGCCAATCTCACTTGGGACGACCACCCTTTCGTCATACCTCGATCCGATCTTTCCAGAGTCAGTCGCAAAACATTGCTGCCGATGCCGGTATAGCTTCACTTTGAATTCGCTTGAAGCTATTCACTTTTAGTGTTTAATACATAACACATAATTCTAATTCGGCAACGTTTTGGCGAAAAAGCTTTACACACACAGTCCGCGGGATGTTCTTGTTATAGCGACAACTCCAACTTTTCTACTTTTTGAGTGCGTCGCGACAGAGACGACAAGATGGATGCCAAGAATAGCAGCGTACCTACACCAGTAGGTCCAAGCACAGAAACTACCAGTAAAAGagacaccaccaacaagatgTCCCTCTCACCACAACTAAAACAAAAACCAATCCACTACCCCTTCTGGTTCGGAGGCAGCGCATCCTCCATGGCCGCCTGCGTCACTCACCCCCTCGACCTGGGTTTGTTTACCACCCCCCCTTACCACCCCTTTTATCTCCTCCCATACTAACCCCCCGACAGTTAAAGTCCGCCTCCAAACCCGCTCGGGCtccatgcccaccaccatgtccggcaccttcctccacatcctccgcaACAACGGCCTCACAGGCCTTTACTCAggcctctccgcctccctcctccgccaaatCACCTACTCCACCACCCGCTTCGGCATCTACGAGGAACTCAAATCCCAACTCGCCACCCGCTCCGGCGTTGATCCAGTAACCCAAAAACCCAAACCGCCCTCCTTACCCATGCTCATAGCCATGGCCTCCGTCTCGGGGACTATAGGTGGAATAGCAGGCAACGCAGCCGACGTCCTCAACGTCCGCATGCAGCACGACGCCTCTCTCCCGGAGCACAAACGGCGCAACTACCGGCACGCAGGTGACGGTCTGGTCCGGATGATTAGGGAAGAAGGCGTCGGCGCCCTCTTCCGTGGTGTCGGACCGAACTCGCTGCGAGCAGCGGCCATGACCGCCTCGCAATTGGCATCTTACGACATCTTTAAGCGGACTTTGATCAAGGTCGCAAAGATGGAGGACAACCTCGCGACGCACTTTAGCTCGTCCTTTCTTGCTGGCGTGGTCGCGGCGACGGTGACGAGTCCGATTGATGTGATCAAGACGAGGGTGATGTCTGCGCACGGCAACCAGGGGCTGGGGCAGCTGCTGGGGGAGATTTATGCaaaggaggggatggggtggatgTTTAGGGGGTGGGTGCCGAGTTTTTTGAGGTTGGGGCCGTAagtttgtttcttttcctttccttttgaATGATGTACTGACGAGGGAAACAGACAAACGATTTGCacgtttttgtttttggaatCTCATCGCAAG
This window of the Podospora pseudoanserina strain CBS 124.78 chromosome 3, whole genome shotgun sequence genome carries:
- the DIC1 gene encoding Mitochondrial dicarboxylate transporter (COG:C; EggNog:ENOG503NUAB); the encoded protein is MDAKNSSVPTPVGPSTETTSKRDTTNKMSLSPQLKQKPIHYPFWFGGSASSMAACVTHPLDLVKVRLQTRSGSMPTTMSGTFLHILRNNGLTGLYSGLSASLLRQITYSTTRFGIYEELKSQLATRSGVDPVTQKPKPPSLPMLIAMASVSGTIGGIAGNAADVLNVRMQHDASLPEHKRRNYRHAGDGLVRMIREEGVGALFRGVGPNSLRAAAMTASQLASYDIFKRTLIKVAKMEDNLATHFSSSFLAGVVAATVTSPIDVIKTRVMSAHGNQGLGQLLGEIYAKEGMGWMFRGWVPSFLRLGPQTICTFLFLESHRKFYRRVKGLEEEELPAVNKS